Proteins from one Candidatus Caldatribacterium sp. genomic window:
- a CDS encoding ABC transporter ATP-binding protein, translating to MEPVIQVENLVKVYRTGKVEVQALRGVTFTVFPGEFIAIMGPSGSGKTTLMNILGCLDTPTEGRYVLDGVEVSSLRENQLAEIRNRKIGFVFQNFHLLPRLTAFQNVELPLLYAGVPRKLRVEKVRRLLERVGLGDRMHHRPNELSGGQMQRVAIARALVNDPAIVLADEPTGNLDTLSGEEIMAIFQELNEEGKTIILVTHERDIAQHARRVIHFRDGRILKNEDVTDRLEARRILEELRREKAFEEGEG from the coding sequence ATGGAGCCGGTTATCCAGGTGGAGAACTTGGTGAAGGTCTACCGCACGGGGAAAGTGGAGGTCCAGGCGCTGCGGGGAGTGACTTTTACCGTTTTCCCTGGGGAGTTCATCGCCATTATGGGACCCTCAGGCTCAGGGAAGACCACCCTCATGAACATCTTGGGGTGCCTTGATACTCCCACTGAGGGGAGGTACGTCCTCGATGGGGTGGAGGTTTCCTCGCTCAGGGAGAACCAGCTTGCCGAAATCCGGAACCGTAAAATCGGCTTTGTCTTCCAGAACTTCCATCTCCTTCCCCGCCTTACGGCTTTCCAGAACGTGGAGCTCCCGCTCCTTTACGCGGGGGTGCCCCGGAAGCTTCGGGTGGAGAAAGTCCGGAGGCTCCTTGAGCGGGTTGGACTGGGGGATCGGATGCACCATCGGCCGAATGAGCTCTCCGGAGGGCAGATGCAGCGGGTGGCCATTGCCCGGGCGCTCGTGAACGATCCGGCGATTGTCCTTGCCGATGAGCCCACCGGAAACCTTGACACGCTCTCGGGAGAGGAAATCATGGCCATTTTCCAGGAGCTCAACGAAGAAGGGAAGACCATCATCCTTGTGACCCATGAGCGGGATATCGCCCAGCACGCCCGACGGGTGATCCATTTCCGGGACGGGAGAATCCTCAAGAATGAAGATGTCACAGACCGGCTTGAGGCAAGGAGAATTCTTGAGGAGCTCAGAAGAGAAAAAGCCTTCGAGGAGGGGGAAGGATGA
- a CDS encoding efflux RND transporter periplasmic adaptor subunit — MKKNLARSVAVLLFALLFLLGGCVSPQGQNSPQKGLKANTPQVVPVRRGRIADTVSELGTLEPLSKVEIIAEESGKVAEVLVKEGDVVEKGQLLLRLDTQDLEISKAQVLAQLKSAQIDLEELLAGATEVELRSKEAQYTEALLSLEEARKALARNEKLFALGAISKEELEASRNEVIRREKALAVAQAELEETRKKPKAEDVARARARIEEIEASLRSIERRIEKAEIRSPLAGIVLSVNVEEGDFVSSGTSASGGTSPVVVADLSTMKVDVPVNEVDIPRVKVGQKARITLDAFPGMTFEGEVVAIAYQGKTTENVVTYDVTVHLPNPENLLRAGMTANVEIVVEEKENALLVPVSAVQERDGKAFVFVKNAEGQAEPREVTLGVRSDTFVEVVEGVKEGEEVFVTPPEAPQGTPLPRQTGSSPRGVPIPVGPPAPRR; from the coding sequence ATGAAGAAGAACCTTGCTCGAAGTGTCGCTGTTCTTCTTTTTGCTCTTCTTTTTCTTCTTGGTGGCTGTGTTTCTCCCCAGGGGCAGAATTCGCCGCAGAAAGGACTCAAGGCGAACACCCCTCAGGTTGTCCCGGTGCGCCGGGGGAGAATAGCCGATACCGTGTCGGAACTTGGGACTCTGGAGCCCCTCTCGAAAGTCGAGATTATCGCTGAGGAAAGCGGCAAGGTGGCCGAGGTTCTCGTCAAGGAAGGTGATGTGGTCGAGAAAGGGCAGCTCCTCCTTCGCCTTGATACCCAGGACCTTGAGATTTCGAAAGCCCAGGTCCTGGCTCAGCTCAAGTCTGCCCAAATCGACCTTGAGGAGCTCCTGGCGGGAGCAACAGAAGTTGAGCTCCGCTCGAAAGAGGCCCAGTACACCGAAGCCCTCCTGAGCCTTGAAGAGGCCAGGAAAGCCTTGGCCCGGAACGAGAAACTCTTTGCTTTAGGGGCCATCTCAAAAGAGGAGCTCGAAGCGAGTCGAAACGAAGTTATCCGGCGGGAGAAGGCGCTCGCCGTGGCGCAAGCAGAACTTGAGGAGACCCGGAAGAAACCCAAGGCTGAAGACGTCGCCCGGGCTCGGGCAAGAATTGAGGAAATCGAGGCCTCTCTCCGTTCCATAGAGCGGCGGATTGAGAAGGCCGAAATTCGTTCTCCTCTTGCGGGCATCGTTCTTTCGGTGAACGTGGAAGAGGGGGATTTCGTCTCAAGTGGAACGAGTGCCTCAGGGGGAACAAGCCCTGTAGTGGTGGCCGATCTCTCCACCATGAAGGTGGACGTTCCAGTGAACGAGGTGGACATTCCCCGGGTGAAAGTGGGGCAGAAAGCGCGGATCACCCTTGATGCTTTCCCGGGGATGACTTTTGAGGGAGAGGTAGTGGCCATCGCCTACCAGGGGAAAACGACCGAAAACGTCGTCACCTACGATGTCACAGTGCATCTTCCCAACCCCGAGAATCTCCTCCGGGCAGGAATGACGGCCAATGTGGAGATTGTGGTTGAAGAAAAGGAGAACGCCCTCCTTGTCCCGGTGAGCGCAGTGCAGGAGAGAGATGGCAAGGCTTTCGTCTTTGTGAAGAATGCCGAGGGACAGGCAGAACCTCGAGAAGTCACCCTGGGAGTGCGGAGCGATACCTTTGTCGAGGTGGTCGAAGGGGTGAAGGAGGGAGAGGAGGTTTTCGTGACCCCTCCTGAGGCTCCGCAGGGGACACCTCTTCCAAGGCAAACGGGTTCCTCTCCGCGCGGAGTCCCAATCCCTGTCGGTCCCCCAGCCCCGAGAAGGTGA